One window of Syngnathus acus chromosome 16, fSynAcu1.2, whole genome shotgun sequence genomic DNA carries:
- the wdr26a gene encoding WD repeat-containing protein 26: MQANGAAPDREPEVSCRNGTQNGESSATGAAHSNGLVSATNNGNPVTNNNNNGVSALPASNNINNSSGDISCGVKKKKRLSQSEEDVIRLIGQHLHDLGLNQTVDLLMQESGCRLEHPSATKFRNHVMEGEWDKAESDLNELKALMHSPTAIVRMKFLLLQQKYLEYLEDGKVLEALQVLRAELTPLKYNTERIHILSGYLMCSHAEDLRAKADWEGKGTVSRTKLLDKLQTYLPPSVMLPPRRLQTLLKQAVELQRERCLYHNTKLDNGLDSVSLLLDHGCSRKQFPCYTQQILTEHCNEVWFCKFSNDGTKLATGSKDTTVIIWHVDTETRQVKLMKTLEGHAYGVSYLAWSPDDSYLIACGPDDCSELWLWNVQTGELRTKMSQSHEDSLTSVAWNPDGKRFITGGQRGQFYQCDLDGNLLDSWEGIRVQCLWCLGDGRSVLASDTHQRIRGYNFEDLTDRNIVQEDHPIMSFTVSKNGRLALLNVATQGVHLWDLQDRVLVRKYQGVTQGFYTIHSCFGGHNEDFIASGSEDHKVYIWHRRSELPIAELTGHTRTVNCVSWNPVLPGLLASASDDGTIRIWGPAPYLDVQDTEGLNDCCSMDS, translated from the exons ATGCAGGCTAACGGGGCAGCTCCGGACAGAGAGCCAGAAGTGTCCTGCCGAAACGGAACCCAGAACGGCGAGTCGTCCGCCACTGGGGCAGCTCACTCAAATGGACTTGTGTCAGCCACTAACAATGGCAACCCAGTgactaacaacaacaacaacggagTGTCAGCCCTGCCCGCGTCtaacaacatcaacaacagCTCGGGCGACATCAGCTGTGgcgtcaagaagaagaagcgctTGTCTCAATCTGAGGAAGACGTCATCAGGCTCATCGGACAACATTTACACGATTTGGGTCTCAA TCAGACGGTGGACCTCCTCATGCAAGAATCTGGCTGCAGGCTGGAGCATCCCTCTGCCACAAAGTTTCGTAATCATGTCATGGAAGGAGAATGGGACAAG GCGGAGAGTGACCTAAATGAGCTGAAGGCACTGATGCATTCTCCTACTGCTATAGTG CGCATGAAGTTCCTACTGCTTCAGCAAAAGTATTTGGAGTATCTCGAGGATGGTAAAGTCTTGGAGGCTCTCCAAGTTCTCAGAGCTGAACTCACTCCCCTCAAGTACAACACTGAGCGAATCCACATTTTGAGCGG GTACCTGATGTGCAGTCATGCAGAGGACCTGCGAGCCAAAGCGGACTGGGAAGGCAAAGGCACTGTATCCCGAACAAAGCTGCTGGACAAACTCCAGA cCTACCTGCCTCCATCAGTGATGCTGCCTCCTCGCAGACTGCAGACACTGCTAAAACAGGCAGTGGAACTACAGCGGGAGCGCTGCCTTTACCACAACACTAAGCTGGACAACGGACTGGACTCGGTGTCCTTGCTACTGGACCACGGCTGCAGCCG GAAACAGTTCCCTTGCTACACTCAGCAAATACTTACTGAACACTGCAATGAAGTCTGGTTCTGCAAGTTCTCCAATGACGGCACAAAACTGGCAACTGGTTCTAAAGACACCACCGTCATTATATGGCATGTTGACACG gaAACACGACAGGTGAAGTTAATGAAGACCCTTGAGGGTCATGCGTATGGAGTTTCATATTTGGCATGGAGCCCTGATGACTCCTATCTGATAGCATGTGGTCCTGATGATTGCTCTGAATTGTGGCTGTGGAATGTACAG ACGGGGGAGTTACGAACAAAGATGAGTCAATCTCATGAAGATAGTCTCACCAGCGTGGCGTGGAATCCAGATGGCAAACGCTTCATCACTGGTGGGCAGAGAGGCCAATTCTACCAATGT GATTTAGATGGAAACCTACTGGACTCGTGGGAAGGCATTCGTGTGCAGTGCCTGTGGTGTTTGGGAGACGGACGGAGCGTCCTTGCTTCTGACACCCACCAACGCATTCGTGGCTACAACTTTGAGGACCTGACGGACAGAAACAT AGTCCAGGAGGACCATCCCATCATGTCCTTCACTGTCTCCAAGAATGGAAGATTAGCTCTGCTCAACGTTGCTACCCAG GGAGTGCACTTGTGGGACCTGCAGGATCGGGTGCTGGTGAGGAAGTACCAAGGGGTGACACAGGGCTTCTACACCATCCACTCCTGCTTTGGAGGCCACAATGAAGACTTCATTGCGAGCGGCAGTGAAG ACCACAAAGTTTACATCTGGCACAGGCGCAGCGAGTTGCCCATCGCGGAGCTGACAGGACACACGCGCACGGTCAACTGTGTGAGCTGGAACCCCGTCCTGCCCGGTCTACTGGCAAGCGCCTCCGATGACGGAACCATCCGAATCTGGGGACCCGCCCCTTACTTGGATGTCCAGGACACAGAGGGACTCAATG ATTGTTGCAGCATGGACAGCTGA